One Streptomyces sp. NBC_00223 genomic window carries:
- a CDS encoding PD-(D/E)XK nuclease family protein, whose protein sequence is MTTGRSYRKCPARAHLEDLFLPREGSVENNDAVVRGKAVHAWIESQHRRTPQQPCEPDDVPGPREGWRHGKWTLTGLQGRLGIQMIGDHALVCPLRHRPDDAILHPELPVVVYDPDADVVVIAKADLLYRVAGQWTLRETKTAGVLSEGDPLDQYPQLALAVLLAGAEVLPGKGRCRVELERLTGSGPVLTELDIAATDVVAKAQRVLEEHVSAWHADARYPAKAGKACADCPFTRWCPDAVERTGI, encoded by the coding sequence ATGACAACCGGGCGCTCCTACCGCAAGTGTCCGGCCCGCGCCCACCTGGAAGACCTGTTCCTGCCCAGGGAGGGCTCGGTCGAGAACAACGACGCGGTCGTGCGAGGAAAGGCCGTGCACGCGTGGATCGAGAGTCAGCACCGTCGCACACCTCAGCAACCCTGCGAACCGGACGACGTCCCAGGTCCACGAGAAGGGTGGCGGCACGGAAAGTGGACCTTGACCGGACTCCAGGGCCGGCTCGGCATCCAGATGATCGGTGACCATGCCCTCGTCTGTCCTCTGCGGCACCGGCCCGACGACGCAATACTCCATCCGGAGCTGCCAGTCGTCGTGTACGACCCTGACGCCGATGTCGTCGTCATAGCCAAAGCGGACCTGCTCTACCGCGTGGCCGGCCAGTGGACCCTGCGCGAGACGAAGACTGCCGGAGTACTGAGCGAGGGGGACCCGCTGGACCAGTATCCGCAACTGGCCCTGGCCGTGCTGCTCGCCGGTGCCGAAGTGCTGCCGGGCAAAGGGCGGTGCCGGGTGGAGTTGGAGCGGCTGACCGGCAGTGGGCCGGTCCTGACAGAACTCGACATCGCCGCGACGGACGTGGTCGCCAAGGCGCAACGCGTTCTGGAAGAGCACGTCTCCGCATGGCACGCCGACGCCCGCTATCCGGCCAAGGCGGGCAAGGCGTGCGCGGACTGTCCGTTCACCCGGTGGTGCCCCGACGCGGTGGAGAGGACTGGCATATGA
- a CDS encoding ISAs1 family transposase, with translation MVPDPRRAKGRRHPLAFVLALTACAVLAGARSLTAIAEWAADAPATVLAALGGPNREPSGPTAPAEATVRRILQRIDGNALDNAIGTWLAARDPGRTPRDQDLFKQSRRSLAVDGKTVRGARRADGSQVHLLAAMTGTGLVTAQREVDGKTNEITVFRPLLAELDLTDTVVTFDALHSQTAHARFLVEDKKAHYIAVIKGNQPLLHKRLKHLPWRDVPLLDKTRATAHGRNEIRRVKTATVADLDFPHAAQAVQIVRRRRIVATGKVTLERVYAVTDLAAEQAQADEIAHHVRGHWGIENQLHHIRDTTYAEDASRVRTGTAPRAMASLRNLAIGALRLAGHTGIAASLRHHARDATRPLATLGIT, from the coding sequence GTGGTACCCGATCCGCGCCGGGCCAAGGGCCGCCGCCATCCCCTCGCCTTCGTCCTCGCGCTGACCGCCTGCGCGGTGCTGGCCGGCGCGAGATCCCTGACCGCGATCGCGGAGTGGGCCGCAGACGCCCCGGCCACCGTGCTTGCCGCCCTCGGCGGCCCGAACCGGGAACCCAGCGGCCCGACCGCTCCGGCCGAGGCCACCGTGCGCCGAATCCTGCAACGCATCGACGGCAACGCACTCGACAACGCGATCGGCACCTGGCTCGCCGCTCGGGACCCCGGCCGCACACCGAGGGACCAGGACCTGTTCAAGCAGTCCCGGCGTTCCCTGGCCGTGGACGGAAAGACGGTGCGGGGCGCCCGCCGCGCGGACGGCAGCCAAGTCCACCTCCTTGCCGCGATGACCGGCACCGGCCTGGTCACCGCCCAGCGCGAGGTGGACGGCAAGACCAACGAAATCACCGTCTTCCGGCCCCTGCTCGCAGAGCTCGACCTGACCGACACCGTGGTCACCTTCGACGCCCTGCACTCCCAGACCGCGCACGCCCGCTTCCTCGTCGAGGACAAGAAAGCCCACTACATCGCCGTGATCAAGGGGAACCAGCCGTTGCTGCACAAACGCCTCAAGCACCTGCCCTGGCGAGACGTGCCGTTGCTGGACAAGACCCGCGCCACCGCGCACGGCCGCAACGAGATCCGCCGGGTCAAGACCGCCACCGTCGCCGACCTGGACTTCCCGCACGCCGCGCAGGCCGTCCAGATCGTGCGCCGCCGCCGCATCGTCGCCACTGGCAAGGTCACTCTCGAACGCGTCTACGCGGTCACCGACCTGGCCGCCGAGCAAGCACAGGCCGACGAAATCGCGCACCACGTCCGCGGACACTGGGGCATCGAGAACCAACTCCACCACATACGCGACACCACCTACGCCGAGGACGCCTCCCGCGTCCGCACCGGCACAGCCCCACGAGCCATGGCCAGCCTCCGCAACCTCGCCATCGGAGCCCTCCGCCTCGCCGGACACACCGGCATCGCCGCCAGTCTCCGCCACCACGCACGCGACGCCACCCGCCCGCTCGCCACCCTCGGCATCACGTGA
- a CDS encoding DEAD/DEAH box helicase — translation MKYHGIFVGIDRYESEFARLRFAKRDATVLSALFDDNLEGKSTLLLDDGATKEKFVTEMRHLAAVSTEEDFVVIAFSGHGITGGSLAMYDTQPEGLAVTALPLDDLAQLTRGIRARALLLVLDCCFSGHAADKVLHIPQDGYTSRNGSVSATNRLDELREVGYFVIAASGRDQEAFEEQNFRHGLLSHYLIRGLLGHPEAVDDGKVHILKLAHYVFKSVSSHRRSLPERIQNPVLGGNVSNFSLKIFTPGLRYLSTADGTRPKDVTADLLSLTAYKIPTSVVEVWQDRIGKLNKLQMDAINEGALLEGMNVLVSAPTSTGKTMVGELSAMRAVAEGKKAVFLLPSRALVNEQYERFRDLYGPLGIRTIRATGELRDQMADLINNQFELAVLTYEKFIGLLPRRPDLLGAGVLVIDEIQSLMLPERGPLLETLLTWLRVRDGLADTPQIVGLSAVLGKPEEFARWFRANLVTGTRRGVPLLEGVTGPDGRYRYRDQQGNESTEQLLEPASTAELAEDDWLVARLVSKLVGLGQQVIVFRGTRGQARKLARSLACTLGLPAADTTFKALSSGDGGRTTDILRTCLDGGVAFHMADLSPNERRVLEVSFGSPDSEVRVLVATTTLAQGVNLPADSVVICELEHPSPGGRPYSVSEYKNMAGRAGRLGLVKQGRTIIPVRGAADADRKWQQYVQAEPEEVRSVLLEPSTDIRAVILAALAEPAVPAHHRSGPDIERFMAATFAAHQARASGSADPFPSTEVRRMVRQLVATGFLKGTTNSPEEMPKGLALTDLGSLTVRSGLCVDSVTAVVEALSDVPADGISRATLICAAQLTSELNDVRFALPPRASYREHNRLAAWLRERGAAKPVISRLMSAPHKSGVGIGHARRSIACLMWTEGIRLADIERAISNPEKATRPEIPGPIQHAVQRAADVIATVVEIAIHVHPTADLGHLPDVLPAQLELGIVAGLVPVAWHTEIPLGRPVYLGLARAGLTSPADILAADPEYLLECVGGGLEQQRAVREAAVAAKAEEDEVALRDLVPPGDG, via the coding sequence ATGAAATATCATGGAATCTTCGTCGGTATTGACCGCTACGAGTCGGAGTTCGCTCGCCTGCGGTTCGCAAAGCGGGACGCCACCGTGCTCAGCGCTCTGTTCGACGACAACCTTGAAGGGAAGTCGACCTTACTCCTTGATGACGGTGCCACCAAGGAAAAATTTGTGACAGAAATGCGGCATCTCGCTGCGGTCAGTACGGAGGAGGACTTCGTTGTGATCGCCTTCTCCGGCCATGGCATCACTGGCGGATCTCTGGCCATGTATGACACGCAGCCGGAGGGGCTCGCCGTAACCGCTTTGCCGCTGGACGACCTCGCCCAGCTGACCCGCGGAATCAGGGCACGCGCCCTGCTCCTGGTACTGGACTGCTGTTTCTCGGGGCATGCCGCGGACAAGGTTCTGCACATCCCGCAGGACGGCTACACGAGCCGCAATGGTTCCGTCTCGGCGACAAACAGGCTTGACGAGCTTCGCGAAGTCGGGTATTTCGTCATCGCTGCTTCCGGCAGGGACCAGGAAGCCTTCGAAGAGCAGAATTTCCGCCACGGCCTGCTCAGCCATTACCTGATCCGGGGACTGCTCGGCCACCCTGAAGCTGTTGACGACGGCAAGGTTCACATCCTCAAGTTGGCTCACTATGTATTCAAGAGCGTCAGTTCCCACAGGAGGTCCCTACCTGAAAGGATCCAGAACCCTGTCCTGGGGGGCAACGTCTCGAACTTTTCTCTGAAAATCTTCACGCCGGGTTTGCGCTACCTCTCGACTGCGGACGGCACAAGGCCCAAGGACGTTACTGCGGACCTCTTGTCACTCACGGCGTACAAGATCCCGACCTCGGTCGTGGAGGTGTGGCAGGACCGTATCGGAAAGCTCAATAAACTACAGATGGATGCCATCAACGAGGGGGCCCTGCTGGAAGGGATGAACGTCCTGGTCAGCGCGCCGACATCGACGGGCAAGACCATGGTGGGCGAGTTGAGCGCCATGCGAGCGGTGGCCGAAGGGAAGAAGGCTGTTTTTCTGCTTCCCTCTCGTGCACTGGTCAACGAACAGTACGAGAGGTTCCGTGATCTCTACGGGCCGCTCGGGATCAGGACGATCCGCGCCACGGGCGAACTGCGAGATCAGATGGCCGATCTGATCAATAATCAGTTCGAACTCGCTGTTCTCACCTATGAGAAGTTCATCGGCCTGTTGCCCAGGCGTCCGGATCTGCTGGGCGCGGGTGTCCTGGTCATCGACGAGATCCAGTCCCTCATGCTGCCGGAGCGCGGTCCGCTGCTGGAGACTCTGCTCACCTGGTTGAGGGTGCGGGACGGCCTTGCTGATACGCCCCAGATCGTGGGGCTGTCCGCAGTGCTCGGGAAACCGGAGGAATTCGCCCGGTGGTTCCGTGCGAACCTTGTGACGGGAACTCGCCGCGGTGTACCGCTGCTCGAAGGAGTGACGGGCCCGGACGGCCGCTACCGGTATCGGGACCAGCAAGGCAACGAGTCGACCGAGCAGTTGCTGGAGCCGGCGAGCACCGCCGAGCTCGCCGAAGATGATTGGCTGGTGGCTCGTCTGGTGAGCAAGCTGGTCGGGCTGGGGCAGCAGGTCATTGTCTTCCGGGGCACGCGCGGCCAGGCTCGCAAACTGGCCCGAAGTCTTGCCTGCACGCTGGGGCTGCCCGCCGCCGATACCACGTTCAAAGCCCTGTCCAGCGGGGACGGCGGACGGACCACGGACATACTGCGCACATGTCTGGACGGCGGGGTGGCTTTCCACATGGCGGACCTGTCGCCGAATGAGCGTCGGGTGCTGGAAGTGTCCTTCGGGAGTCCGGACAGCGAGGTGCGCGTGCTCGTGGCCACAACGACCCTGGCCCAAGGCGTCAATCTGCCGGCCGATTCCGTCGTCATCTGCGAACTGGAGCACCCTTCGCCGGGCGGTCGGCCGTACTCCGTCTCCGAGTACAAGAACATGGCCGGCCGAGCGGGGCGCCTTGGCTTGGTGAAGCAGGGCCGCACCATCATCCCAGTCCGAGGAGCCGCCGACGCGGACCGGAAGTGGCAGCAGTACGTCCAGGCGGAGCCAGAGGAGGTGCGGTCGGTGTTGCTGGAACCCTCCACTGACATACGCGCCGTGATACTCGCCGCGCTCGCCGAACCCGCCGTCCCTGCCCACCATCGCTCGGGGCCGGACATCGAACGGTTCATGGCCGCCACCTTCGCCGCGCACCAGGCCAGGGCGAGCGGTTCGGCCGATCCATTCCCGAGTACAGAAGTCCGTCGCATGGTGCGGCAACTTGTCGCCACCGGTTTTCTCAAGGGCACGACCAACAGCCCGGAGGAGATGCCGAAAGGGCTCGCCTTGACGGACCTGGGCAGCCTCACGGTCCGGAGCGGCCTTTGCGTCGATTCCGTCACGGCGGTGGTGGAGGCGTTGTCGGACGTACCGGCAGACGGGATCAGCCGCGCCACGCTGATCTGTGCCGCCCAGCTCACCTCCGAGCTGAATGACGTGCGATTCGCGCTGCCCCCGAGGGCTTCCTACCGGGAACATAACCGCCTTGCCGCGTGGCTGAGGGAACGCGGGGCTGCCAAACCGGTGATCTCCAGACTTATGAGTGCTCCGCACAAGAGCGGCGTCGGCATAGGCCACGCCCGGCGCAGCATCGCCTGCCTGATGTGGACAGAGGGGATCAGGCTCGCTGACATCGAACGCGCGATCAGCAACCCGGAGAAGGCCACGCGACCGGAAATTCCGGGTCCGATCCAGCACGCGGTACAGCGGGCCGCCGACGTGATCGCGACGGTCGTCGAGATCGCCATCCACGTCCACCCGACCGCCGACCTGGGGCACCTCCCCGATGTTCTGCCCGCTCAACTCGAACTGGGCATCGTCGCAGGTCTGGTACCCGTCGCCTGGCACACGGAGATCCCGCTCGGCCGGCCGGTCTACCTCGGTCTGGCCCGGGCCGGGCTGACCTCGCCCGCGGACATTCTCGCGGCCGATCCCGAGTACCTGCTCGAATGTGTCGGTGGTGGGCTCGAACAGCAGCGCGCTGTGCGGGAAGCCGCGGTGGCCGCGAAGGCAGAAGAGGATGAGGTTGCTCTCCGGGATCTGGTCCCGCCTGGGGACGGCTGA
- a CDS encoding tetratricopeptide repeat protein — protein sequence MNDISRSFGSELRRRRVDRGVNLTAFSQLISRSKGHLSKVERGLTAATREFAEACDEALEAHGELAGLISSKASKETRCTDMKVPVGLPASPSHFVGRSEELVRIADHLTDESAGAVCVLSGLAGAGKTALAIRGAWNAAEVFSDGCFFFDFGEESPGCTRDILDSLLRLTGVPKEQMPSRMDAMANLWRSRLRGKRMLLVLDNVSSAADVAPLLSTEPGCKLIVTSRKRLTALDDATHLSLGALSSVEADALFRSVGGEQAVHAGDQTVHAIVEHCGRLPLAVRIVAARIRSGSTRTVAELEEMISHEAHRLELLDDGDRSITAALTVSCNGLTAEQRRLLALLALHPGPGADRRAVAALADIDPPRAAILVDGLADRYLVDYESSDRITMHDLVRQFARQLLLPDVTVKEQHSAVRRLLEHFLRLAVDADKLLTPQRYRPPVVLENFPPRSSPFGDRAAGVAWLESEWRCLVSLCRTAAAHEQHSLCWQLAFALREFFYLTKLWGPWIETHLTAVSSARAAGNRAWLAISLSNLGVAHADRGDLTMAVDYFQQSLALYQQLDDDHGVVNAISNLAWAELYLGEYEKSLDGLRTALNHYRRLGNRRNSAIALRGIALLESELELYRAAVEHAHEARVEFNTLGLELDVVMSVNCAAWANFRSGDHQAAGSDYEEALTLAENCGSRYEKARSLTGLGNIRQASGDRKKAAELWSRADAVYGGLEPVMLGEARFRLAS from the coding sequence ATGAATGATATTTCCCGTAGTTTCGGTAGCGAGCTCCGTCGGAGGCGTGTCGATCGAGGAGTCAACCTAACTGCGTTTTCTCAACTAATCTCCCGCAGCAAGGGTCATCTAAGCAAGGTAGAGCGGGGGCTGACAGCTGCAACCCGCGAGTTCGCCGAAGCCTGCGACGAAGCATTGGAAGCGCATGGTGAATTAGCGGGACTCATCAGCAGTAAGGCATCAAAAGAAACGAGGTGCACCGATATGAAGGTACCTGTCGGACTTCCCGCCTCGCCCTCTCATTTCGTCGGGCGCTCGGAGGAATTGGTTCGCATTGCCGACCACCTCACCGATGAATCCGCAGGCGCTGTGTGTGTGCTGAGCGGTCTGGCAGGCGCGGGCAAGACGGCCTTGGCAATCCGAGGGGCCTGGAACGCGGCGGAAGTCTTCTCCGACGGATGCTTCTTTTTCGACTTTGGAGAAGAGTCACCCGGCTGCACGCGAGACATCCTCGACTCGTTGCTCAGGCTGACAGGTGTCCCCAAGGAGCAGATGCCGTCTCGGATGGACGCAATGGCCAACCTCTGGCGAAGCCGACTCCGCGGCAAACGCATGTTGCTCGTCCTCGACAACGTGAGCAGCGCGGCGGACGTCGCGCCGCTACTGTCGACCGAGCCCGGGTGCAAGCTCATCGTCACCAGCCGGAAACGCCTGACCGCTCTCGATGACGCGACACACCTGTCCCTCGGAGCCTTGAGCAGCGTAGAGGCCGATGCGCTGTTCCGCTCAGTCGGAGGAGAGCAAGCGGTGCATGCTGGGGACCAGACCGTCCACGCGATCGTCGAGCACTGCGGTCGGCTGCCGCTGGCGGTGCGCATCGTCGCCGCTCGTATCCGCAGCGGTTCGACACGGACCGTGGCGGAGCTCGAAGAGATGATCTCGCACGAGGCCCACAGGCTCGAACTGCTCGATGACGGGGATCGCAGTATCACCGCCGCCCTGACCGTGTCCTGCAACGGATTGACCGCAGAACAGCGCAGACTGCTCGCGTTGTTGGCGCTGCACCCTGGTCCTGGCGCCGACCGCCGCGCTGTCGCGGCTCTGGCGGACATCGATCCGCCTCGCGCCGCGATTCTGGTGGACGGCCTTGCGGATAGGTATCTCGTGGACTACGAATCGTCCGATCGCATCACGATGCACGACCTCGTACGCCAGTTCGCCCGACAGCTGCTCCTTCCGGACGTGACCGTCAAGGAACAGCACAGCGCCGTCCGACGCCTGCTCGAGCACTTTCTCCGCCTTGCCGTGGATGCGGACAAATTGCTTACTCCTCAGCGGTATCGTCCGCCTGTCGTCCTTGAAAACTTCCCGCCGAGGTCTTCCCCCTTCGGCGACCGCGCGGCGGGAGTTGCCTGGCTCGAATCAGAGTGGCGTTGCCTCGTGTCGCTGTGTCGCACAGCTGCGGCACACGAACAGCACTCGCTGTGCTGGCAGCTGGCTTTCGCGCTGCGTGAGTTCTTCTACCTCACGAAACTCTGGGGTCCGTGGATCGAGACCCATCTGACGGCGGTCTCATCCGCCAGGGCGGCGGGCAATCGTGCGTGGCTGGCCATCAGTCTGAGTAACCTTGGTGTCGCTCACGCGGACCGAGGAGATCTGACCATGGCCGTCGACTACTTCCAGCAGTCCCTGGCCTTGTACCAACAACTTGACGACGATCATGGTGTTGTCAACGCCATCTCCAACTTGGCCTGGGCCGAGCTGTATCTGGGCGAGTACGAAAAATCCCTCGACGGACTGCGCACCGCACTGAACCATTACCGGCGGCTTGGGAACAGGCGAAATTCTGCCATTGCGCTTCGAGGGATCGCGTTATTGGAATCCGAGCTGGAACTCTACCGTGCAGCTGTCGAACACGCGCACGAGGCCCGAGTGGAGTTCAACACTCTGGGGCTTGAACTGGACGTCGTGATGTCGGTGAACTGCGCGGCATGGGCCAATTTCCGATCAGGCGACCACCAAGCTGCCGGTAGCGACTACGAGGAGGCACTCACTTTGGCCGAGAACTGTGGAAGTCGTTACGAGAAGGCCCGTTCCCTGACCGGTCTCGGCAACATCCGCCAGGCGTCGGGCGACCGGAAGAAGGCGGCTGAGCTATGGTCGCGGGCCGATGCTGTGTACGGCGGCCTCGAACCCGTCATGCTGGGGGAAGCTCGTTTCCGCCTGGCTTCCTGA
- a CDS encoding helix-turn-helix transcriptional regulator, with protein MSAGRLLSVLLLLQSRGRMSARGIADELGVSVRTAYRDLARLQTAGIPVYAEPGRGGGYQLLDGYRTRLTGMSEGEARALFFAGLPGPAADLGFATELAAARLKLLAALPTGPREQAARTAAVFHLDAPGWYREPEETPYLGVFVDAVLNQHAVDVRYRRWTAPQEVERRLRPYGLVLKSGVWYVVAVGESRIATYRVAQVLHAVPADERFDRPEGFDLGAYWKSYLDDFQARRHTGTATVRLSPLGRRCLPDNVPPEVVRAVESTAIAVGDDGWIEAVIPTESVTHARGELLRLGAEVEVVAPAELREAMVATVRTLARTYGAI; from the coding sequence ATGTCTGCCGGTCGACTGCTGTCGGTGCTGCTGTTGCTGCAATCCCGCGGCCGTATGTCCGCGCGGGGGATCGCCGACGAACTGGGCGTATCCGTGCGTACCGCGTACCGCGACCTGGCACGGTTGCAGACCGCCGGGATTCCGGTCTACGCGGAGCCCGGCCGCGGGGGCGGCTATCAACTGCTCGACGGCTACCGCACCCGCCTCACCGGGATGAGCGAGGGCGAGGCGCGTGCGCTGTTCTTCGCTGGGTTGCCCGGGCCCGCCGCCGACCTGGGGTTCGCGACGGAGCTGGCGGCGGCGCGGTTGAAGCTGCTGGCCGCGCTGCCGACGGGACCGCGCGAGCAGGCGGCGCGGACCGCGGCGGTCTTCCACCTGGACGCCCCCGGCTGGTACCGGGAGCCCGAAGAGACGCCGTATCTGGGCGTGTTCGTCGACGCGGTGCTCAACCAGCATGCGGTGGACGTACGTTACCGCCGGTGGACCGCGCCGCAGGAGGTGGAGCGGCGCCTTCGCCCCTACGGCCTGGTGCTCAAGTCCGGTGTCTGGTACGTCGTGGCCGTGGGCGAGAGCCGGATCGCCACCTACCGGGTCGCCCAAGTCCTGCACGCGGTACCCGCCGACGAGCGGTTCGACCGGCCGGAGGGCTTTGACCTGGGCGCGTACTGGAAGTCCTACCTCGACGACTTCCAGGCACGCCGTCACACCGGGACGGCGACCGTGCGGCTGTCCCCGCTCGGGCGCCGGTGCCTGCCCGACAATGTCCCCCCGGAGGTGGTGCGGGCGGTTGAGTCCACCGCGATCGCTGTCGGCGACGACGGATGGATCGAGGCCGTCATCCCGACCGAGAGCGTCACGCACGCCCGCGGCGAACTGCTGCGGCTCGGCGCCGAAGTCGAGGTCGTCGCGCCGGCCGAACTGCGCGAGGCGATGGTGGCCACCGTACGCACCCTCGCCCGCACCTACGGCGCCATCTGA